A window of Diabrotica virgifera virgifera chromosome 9, PGI_DIABVI_V3a contains these coding sequences:
- the LOC114325076 gene encoding zinc finger protein 271-like → MLDTLSHPKSASLQNVQALPRLLHRPGTQKYYIILPKNTVSAAVPSQTQLVTSKTDPPAFKVYPSQNQLLMKTKTSSPVFKVIPKVMMASNTVGSRANPNAAVPSQTQLVTSKTAPPALKVYPSQNQLLMKTKSPSPVLKVIPKVMMTSNTVGSRSNPNAAVASQTQMVTTKTTPHLRKVILSQNQLLINTKTSSPVLKLIPKVMLASASTVGSGTPTILKEILTKDLINRSTTLSKAHTYTTVVIQSECASPKYVNPFNYTPDVKNTLSSIGTQKIANAMKNDQHLMQEKVFAWNCTICKEEFHEKELLLDHYEIHKNTTDQLGDIDENNDAYNISGKDVTCPICLTTHINITYYQQHVGNKHKPKDHNCDKCKHAFTDDFDLSVHNTKHNHDPELYECVVCKKFQTNNTRTLYDHISKEHVKEEMYCNECDKTFLSKAWFDIHKIFHVGDKVYKGTRLINKRHTYKCSRCESEFTSNYSLMKHMQGSHTKYKCNQCDVTFPYKQNLDIHNSHLHVTEGEFLCNECGKTFTKLTNLRSHETVHKEARFVCSVCGRIFKKKEGLDIHTRVHTGEKPHQCYFCGKTFMSRSGYNRHTRSVHTGKRPYPGSAQMRRKRVHTKEKPYSCSQCNKSFSIPSLLSIHMRVHTGEKPYSCSMCNKAFAQVAALRIHERIHTGERPYPCSVCEKSFVDGAALLRHMRVHSGEKPYLCSICHKGFSQSTSLQVHMRIHTGERTYPCSKCNRMFITKAIKDKHQKKCNHFQ, encoded by the coding sequence ATGTTGGACACATTATCACATCCCAAGAGTGCCAGCCTTCAAAATGTTCAAGCCTTGCCTCGACTACTACATCGTCCAGGAACacaaaaatattacattattttaccaAAGAATACTGTATCTGCAGCTGTTCCATCACAAACCCAACTGGTGACATCAAAAACTGATCCACCTGCATTTAAAGTATATCCATCACAAAACCAACTATTGATGAAAACAAAGACTTCTTCACCGGTATTTAAAGTAATCCCAAAAGTTATGATGGCATCAAATACTGTTGGatctagagcaaacccaaatgcGGCTGTGCCATCACAAACCCAACTGGTGACATCAAAAACTGCTCCACCTGCACTTAAAGTATATCCATCACAAAACCAACTATTGATGAAAACAAAGTCTCCTTCACCAGTACTTAAAGTAATCCCAAAAGTTATGATGACATCAAATACTGTTGGATCTAGGTCAAACCCAAATGCGGCTGTGGCATCACAAACCCAAATGGTGACAACAAAAACGACTCCACATTTACGTAAAGTAATACTTTCACAAAACCAACTATTGATAAATACAAAGACTTCTTCACCGGTACTTAAATTAATCCCAAAAGTTATGTTGGCATCTGCCAGCACTGTTGGATCTGGAACTCCAACTATACTGAAAGAAATCCTAACTAAAGATCTAATAAATCGCTCGACAACTTTGTCAAAGGCACATACATATACAACAGTCGTAATCCAGAGTGAATGTGCTTCGCCCAAATATGTTAATCCTTTCAACTATACTCCTGACGTAAAAAACACTTTATCATCCATTGGCACACAAAAAATAGCCAATGCAATGAAAAACGACCAACATTTAATGCAGGAAAAAGTATTCGCTTGGAACTGTACAATTTGCAAGGAAGAATTCCATGAAAAAGAACTTCTTCTGGATCACTACGAAATACACAAAAATACCACAGATCAGCTTGGTGATATCGACGAAAATAACGATGCATATAACATTAGTGGCAAAGATGTAACTTGTCCAATTTGTTTGACGACCCATATTAATATAACTTACTATCAACAACATGTTGGTAATAAACACAAACCAAAAGACCATAATTGTGATAAGTGTAAACATGCTTTTACTGACGATTTTGACTTGAGTGTACATAATACCAAGCACAATCACGATCCAGAATTGTATGAGTGCGTTGTATGCAAGAAGTTTCAAACAAATAACACTAGAACCTTATACGATCATATATCCAAAGAGCATGTAAAAGAGGAAATGTATTGCAATGAATGCGACAAGACATTCTTATCGAAGGCGTGGTTCGACATTCACAAAATATTTCACGTAGGGGACAAAGTGTACAAGGGGACAAGGCTTATTAACAAAAGGCATACTTATAAATGTAGCCGATGCGAATCTGAGTTCACTTCCAACTATTCGTTGATGAAACATATGCAAGGATCCCACACCAAATACAAATGCAATCAGTGTGATGTAACCTTTCCCTACAAGCAAAATTTGGACATACATAACAGCCATTTGCATGTAACTGAAGGAGAGTTTCTTTGTAATGAATGTGGGAAAACATTTACAAAATTAACCAATCTTAGGTCTCACGAAACAGTCCATAAGGAGGCTAGGTTTGTTTGTTCTGTTTGTGGTAGAATATTTAAGAAGAAAGAAGGCCTTGACATTCATACGAGAgttcatactggagaaaaaccacaTCAATGCTATTTCTGTGGTAAAACTTTCATGTCCAGGAGCGGTTACAACAGACATACTAGAAGTGTCCATACTGGCAAGCGACCATATCCTGGTTCCGCTCAGATGAGACGTAAGCGAGTCCATACCAAGGAAAAACCATATTCTTGTTCCCAATGTAACAAATCTTTCTCCATTCCATCCCTTCTTTCGATACACATGCGAGTCCATACTGGGGAGAAACCATATTCTTGTTCCATGTGTAACAAAGCTTTCGCTCAGGTAGCTGCTCTTAGGATACATGAGCGAATTCACACCGGCGAGAGGCCATATCCTTGTTCCGTTTGTGAGAAATCTTTCGTCGATGGAGCGGCTCTTTTGAGACATATGCGAGTCCATAGTGGGGAGAAACCATATCTTTGTTCCATATGTCATAAAGGTTTCTCCCAGTCAACCAGTCTTCAGGTACATATGAGAATCCATACTGGAGAGAGAACATATCCTTGTTCCAAATGTAATAGAATGTTTATTACCAAAGCCATTAAAGATAAGCATCAGAAAAAGTGTAATCA